Within Lactobacillus amylovorus DSM 20531, the genomic segment ACAATAAACATGTAGATTACGCTCCATACGATTGTAATGATATATCGACCCATATTAATTCCTTCTTTCGTGTAGAATTTTATCAAAATCCGAAGCTAATTTCAAACTCGATTAATGCAATTTGGTATACTAAATTTAATACAAGTTTGGCGAAAGGTGGTTACTATTATGCAAATAGCTGCACTGCAAAATCTAAGCTCATTTACATTGCTAGATAGTCCAACCAAAGTGGCGGATTTGATTAAGACGGCCAAAGAAAAGGGCTATAGTGCTGTAGGTTTGGCGGATATCAATGTAACGTATGGTTTAGTTAACTTCTATGAAATTGCTAAAAAAGAGGGGATTAAGCCACTTTTAGGGATCCAAATTCGCTTAAATGGCTTGATTGATAGCACGCAAAAATATGATTTGCTGGTCTTTGCGAAAACTAATGCGGGCTATCATAATTTGTTGCGGCTTTCTAGTGCGATTAATTTGTTAACCGAAAATGGTCAAAACGATAAGATTTTAACCCTCAAAGAACTGACCAAATACTTAGATGATTTATTGGTAATTATTCCCGCTAATACTAGAAGTGAATTAGTCTATCTTTTTGAAACTAACCAGCAACTGGGCAGTGACTATTTGCGTGATTTAAAGAAAATTGTGCCTGACTTTTATCTTGGCGTTTATGCGGCCGAAAATGCTCAGGACTATCTCGATTATGTTCGCTCTTTAAGCAAGCAGTTCGATTTACAATTAGTTGCCGTTGAAGACAGCGAATATCTAAGACCGCGCGATCAATTTTTACAAAAGACTTTGCGGGCCATTCGCTCAGGTCAAAAGATGCAGGATATGGTGCCACTAGCTAAGCAAGACGGTTCGCATTATATGGTTGATGCAGAACAGATGCTTGAAAGATACCATCGCTTTGATTTGGATGATGCGGTTAATAACACTGCTAAAATTGCCGAAAAATGCAATGCAGAAGTAATTTTTCAAAAGCCAGTTTTACCAAAATATCATCAAAATAAGTTTCCAACTTCTGAGGAGTATCTGCATTACTTAGCTCAGACAGGCCTGCAAGCAAGATTTGGGCAAGAAAAAATTCCGGCAGAATATCAAAAACGCCTCAACTATGAATTGCGAATTATTAATCAGATGGGCTTTGATGATTATTTCTTAATTGTTTGGGATGTCATCAATTATTGCCACCGCGTCAAAATTACAACGGGCCCTGGAAGAGGTTCCGCTTGTGGTTCGCTTGTCTCTTATTCATTAAGAATCACAGAAGTAGACCCATTGAAATACCATTTATTGTTTGAACGTTTCTTAAACCCAGCTAGACATGAAATGCCTGATATCGACCTGGATATTCCTGATATTCATCGAGATACGGTTATTAAATACATGTATCAAAAATATGGCATGGATCATGCGGCACAGATTCTTACTTTTGGTACTTTAGCTGCTAAGCAAGCCTTGCGTGATGTAGGCCGCGTTTTTGGTCTAACAATGGTTGAAGTTAATAAATGGGCCCGTGCTGTTCCGTTTTCTAAGGGAAAAATGACGTTAAAACAAGCCTACGAAGAATCACGTGAATTACGACTGCTTGTTGATGCCACAGAAGAAAATAAGCTGCTTTTCAGAACGGCAATGGCATTAGAGGGGTTGCCGCGACACTATTCAATTCACGCGGCCGGATTAGTCATTAGTGATGATTCGATTGCCGGAATTTCAGGCTTGCAAGCAGGTCCACTTGGCATCCCTGTTACTCAACAAACTAAGAAATATGTTGAATCTTTGGGTCTATTGAAAATTGACTTCTTAGGCTTGCGTAACTTAACTGTTTTGGGCAATATCTTAGACTTAGTGCGTAGTCAAGGAGTTAAGATAGATCCTAATAAGATCCCTTTGAATGACGCTAAGACATTAGAATTATTCCAACAAGGGAAAACTGATGCGATTTTCCAATTCGAATCTGAAGGAATCAGACGCGTTTTGCGTCAGCTTCATCCAGATAATTTTGAAGATCTTGTAGCGGTAAATGCTTTGTATCGTCCAGGTCCAATGCAAAATATTGATACGTTCGTTGCCAGAAAGAATGGCAAAGAAACAGTACGCTATCCTGATCCAAGTTTGAAGCAGATCCTGCAGCCAACTTACGGAATTTTGGTTTACCAGGAACAAGTTATGCAAACGGCACAAATTCTGGCTGGATTTTCACTAGGAGAGGCCGACATTTTGCGCCGGGCTATGTCGAAGAAAAAGCAAGATGTCATTGAGCAGGAAAAGAGCAAATTTATTGCTGGTGTAGTTAAAAACGGGCACGCTAAAGAAGTAGGTGAGCGCGTTTACCATTACATTGAGCAGTTTGCCAATTATGGTTTTAACCGTTCTCACGCTGTGGCTTATACCAAGATCGCCTTTTGGCTAGCTTATCTTAAAGTACATTATCCAGCAGCTTTCTATACTGCAATGTTAAATTCTGCTACTTCGGCTAAGGCTCAGCAATATGTAATGCAGGCTCAAGAAGCAAATATTCGTGTTCTAACGCCTGATATCAACCACAGCCAATTGGAATACACGTTGCAAAATAACAATATTTTAGTTGGCTTAAAGGCAATTAAAGGCTTGCGTGTAGACTTTGCCCAAGAAATTGCGGCTAATACTAAGCCGTATAAGTCACTTAGTGATTTCTTGCGTAGAATAGATTCTAAATTTTTACAAATTGATGCCATTGAAGCCTTGATCATGGCAGGAGCATTCGATCAGATTGAGGATAACAGAAATGAATTGTTGGCTAACTGTAAGGATATTATTGCAAATGTGCAATTGACGGGGCAGAATATTTCATTATCTGAGATTTTGGGGGATGCACCACTGAAGCCAGCTGAAAAACCAACTAACGGTGAAAAAGCCGAAATGGAAGAAAAAGTTTTGGGCTTTGCTACGACAACAACGCCGCTGGTTGCCGTTCAAAAATATGCGCAAAAGTTTAACGCCCTGCCTTTGAATCAGTTCCAGTTCAATGAATCAGGAATCGGTGTAGGCAAGTTAATGAGTCTTAAAAGAATTAGAACTAAGAATGACAAGACGATGGCTTTTGCCAGTTTTGCCGATTCTTCAAGTCAGCAGGAGGTTATCATTTTTCCAGCTGCTTATGAAAAGTTTAACGATGTTCTGAAAATAGGCGATATTTATTTGCTTGGATTGCGGACGCAGGGCGATCGTTTTGATCAAAATAAAATGCAATATTTGTTAACTAATCTGCGAAAAGTAAACTTCAAAGACTAAATTTTGTTAAAAGAAGAACAATTATCGCAGATGAAAGTGCTATCAATTCGATTTTCGAAAATAAAGCTTAAATTAGCGCAATTTTTATGAGCTTTTTGAACCAAAAAATGTTAATATTTACTTGATGTGAGAAATTACACAAAATAATCATGATGAGGTGAATTCATGAAACGGATTGGTATTTTAACTAGTGGTGGAGACGCCCCTGGCATGAATGCAGCAATTAGAGCTGTGACAAAGACTGCCATTCATCATGGCCTTGAAGTCTTTGGAATTCGTTACGGTTTCGCTGGTTTGGTTGCAGGTGACTTTGTTCCGCTAACTACGGAAAATGTTGACCACAAGATTAATGAAGGCGGTACATTCTTGTACAGTGCTCGTTTCCCTGAATTTGCACAAGAAGAAGTGCAACAAAAGGGTGTAGAGCAATTGAAGAAGCACGGTATCGATGCAGTTATCGTTATTGGCGGTGACGGATCATACCACGGTGCTTTGGCCTTAACTCGCCACGGCGTAAACTCAGTTGGTTTGCCAGGAACTATCGACAACGATATTCCTTACACTGACTACACGATCGGCTTTGATTCTGCTTGTCGTACTGCTATGGACGCAATTGATAAGATTCGTGACACTGCAAGTAGTCACCACAGAGTATTCATTGTTAACGTAATGGGTCGTGAATGTGGTGATATCGCTATGCGTGTTGGTGTTGCAAGCGGCGCAGATGCTATTGTAATTCCTGAACGTCCTTATGACATTAAGGAAATTGCAGAAACTCTTAAACGCGGATTTGCAGATGGCAAAGATCATGGTATCATTGTCTTAGCAGAAGGTGTCATGGCTGCCGATAAATTTAAGGATGAATTACTTAAATATGGTGACTTTGATGCCCGTGCTAATGTCCTTGCACATATGCAACGTGGTGGCTCACCTACTGTCACAGATAGAGTAAATGCTACTAAGATGGGTAACTATGCTGTTAAGTTGCTTCTTGATGGGAAGGGCGGTTTAGCTGTCGGCATCGAGAATAGCAAACTTGAAACCCACGACATTCTTGATTTGTTTGATGGTAAACACCAAGGCGACTATGCGCTTATGGATGTAAATGAAGAAATGACTAAATATTAATTTAGTTGATTTTTGGAGAGGATTTTTTTAATAATGA encodes:
- the pfkA gene encoding 6-phosphofructokinase, which gives rise to MKRIGILTSGGDAPGMNAAIRAVTKTAIHHGLEVFGIRYGFAGLVAGDFVPLTTENVDHKINEGGTFLYSARFPEFAQEEVQQKGVEQLKKHGIDAVIVIGGDGSYHGALALTRHGVNSVGLPGTIDNDIPYTDYTIGFDSACRTAMDAIDKIRDTASSHHRVFIVNVMGRECGDIAMRVGVASGADAIVIPERPYDIKEIAETLKRGFADGKDHGIIVLAEGVMAADKFKDELLKYGDFDARANVLAHMQRGGSPTVTDRVNATKMGNYAVKLLLDGKGGLAVGIENSKLETHDILDLFDGKHQGDYALMDVNEEMTKY
- a CDS encoding DNA polymerase III subunit alpha, which gives rise to MQIAALQNLSSFTLLDSPTKVADLIKTAKEKGYSAVGLADINVTYGLVNFYEIAKKEGIKPLLGIQIRLNGLIDSTQKYDLLVFAKTNAGYHNLLRLSSAINLLTENGQNDKILTLKELTKYLDDLLVIIPANTRSELVYLFETNQQLGSDYLRDLKKIVPDFYLGVYAAENAQDYLDYVRSLSKQFDLQLVAVEDSEYLRPRDQFLQKTLRAIRSGQKMQDMVPLAKQDGSHYMVDAEQMLERYHRFDLDDAVNNTAKIAEKCNAEVIFQKPVLPKYHQNKFPTSEEYLHYLAQTGLQARFGQEKIPAEYQKRLNYELRIINQMGFDDYFLIVWDVINYCHRVKITTGPGRGSACGSLVSYSLRITEVDPLKYHLLFERFLNPARHEMPDIDLDIPDIHRDTVIKYMYQKYGMDHAAQILTFGTLAAKQALRDVGRVFGLTMVEVNKWARAVPFSKGKMTLKQAYEESRELRLLVDATEENKLLFRTAMALEGLPRHYSIHAAGLVISDDSIAGISGLQAGPLGIPVTQQTKKYVESLGLLKIDFLGLRNLTVLGNILDLVRSQGVKIDPNKIPLNDAKTLELFQQGKTDAIFQFESEGIRRVLRQLHPDNFEDLVAVNALYRPGPMQNIDTFVARKNGKETVRYPDPSLKQILQPTYGILVYQEQVMQTAQILAGFSLGEADILRRAMSKKKQDVIEQEKSKFIAGVVKNGHAKEVGERVYHYIEQFANYGFNRSHAVAYTKIAFWLAYLKVHYPAAFYTAMLNSATSAKAQQYVMQAQEANIRVLTPDINHSQLEYTLQNNNILVGLKAIKGLRVDFAQEIAANTKPYKSLSDFLRRIDSKFLQIDAIEALIMAGAFDQIEDNRNELLANCKDIIANVQLTGQNISLSEILGDAPLKPAEKPTNGEKAEMEEKVLGFATTTTPLVAVQKYAQKFNALPLNQFQFNESGIGVGKLMSLKRIRTKNDKTMAFASFADSSSQQEVIIFPAAYEKFNDVLKIGDIYLLGLRTQGDRFDQNKMQYLLTNLRKVNFKD